A genomic region of Serratia fonticola contains the following coding sequences:
- a CDS encoding Qnr family pentapeptide repeat protein — translation MQPLLLQSTKIARDQFRGETITQGKFLNCDFSGADLTDTQFIGCIFYDEETQLGCTFNRAILKDASFKSCDLSLADLRNTQALGLEIRECKVQGADFRGANFMNMISQRSYFCSAFITKSNLSYANFSKVVLEKCELWENRWNGANVLGASFIGSDLSGGEFTHFDWRSATFNHCNLTGAELGDLDIRHNDLEGVQLDSQQIVGLIDRLGIILVSEN, via the coding sequence ATGCAACCCTTACTTCTGCAATCCACCAAGATCGCCCGTGACCAGTTCCGTGGGGAAACCATTACCCAAGGTAAATTCCTGAACTGTGACTTCTCTGGCGCCGATCTGACCGATACTCAATTTATTGGCTGTATTTTCTATGATGAAGAGACACAGCTCGGCTGCACGTTTAATCGCGCCATCTTGAAAGATGCCAGTTTCAAAAGTTGCGATCTCTCGCTGGCAGATTTGCGAAATACCCAGGCGCTTGGCCTGGAAATCCGCGAGTGCAAAGTACAAGGGGCCGATTTTCGCGGGGCAAACTTTATGAACATGATTTCGCAGCGTAGTTATTTTTGCAGTGCCTTTATTACCAAGAGCAACCTGAGCTATGCCAACTTCTCTAAAGTGGTGCTGGAGAAATGCGAACTGTGGGAAAACCGCTGGAACGGCGCTAACGTGCTGGGCGCCTCCTTCATCGGTTCAGATCTCTCCGGTGGCGAGTTTACCCATTTTGACTGGCGCAGCGCGACGTTCAATCACTGCAACCTGACCGGTGCTGAACTGGGGGATCTGGATATCCGCCACAACGATCTGGAAGGTGTTCAGTTGGACAGCCAACAGATCGTCGGCTTGATCGACCGGCTGGGGATTATCCTGGTCAGTGAGAACTGA
- a CDS encoding EmmdR/YeeO family multidrug/toxin efflux MATE transporter — translation MNLHAVVRQRVAKTHWYTKRKSYRVLFWREITPLAIPIFLENTCVLLMGVVSTFLVSWLGKESMAGVGLADSFNMVIMAFFAAVDLGTTVVVAFSLGTRDPKRARAAARQSLILMTVVALLLAAGIHLAGEQIIDVIAGEATPEVKALALSYLQTTVWSYPAAAIALIGSGALRGAGNTKIPLLINGGMNILNILISSTLIYGLLGWQGLGFVGAGLGLTISRYIGAIGIIYVLAIGINPALRISLKSYLTPLNSSILREVLGIGIPASIESVLFNGGKLLTQMFVAGMGTNVIAGNFIAFSIAALINLPGNALGSASTIIVGKRLGKGQIAQAERQLRHVFWLATIGLTVLAWGTAPFAGLFASFYTQEEDVKEVVKILIWLNAAFMPIWAASWVLPAGLKGARDARFAMWVSMLGMWGCRVIAGYTLGVVLGMGVVGVWLGMFFDWAVRGALFYWRMVSGRWLWKYPRRGGKEPLIPAEESQSG, via the coding sequence TTGAATTTACACGCGGTAGTGCGCCAACGCGTTGCCAAAACACATTGGTATACCAAGCGAAAAAGTTATCGGGTGCTTTTCTGGCGTGAGATCACGCCGCTCGCCATACCCATCTTCCTGGAGAACACCTGCGTACTGCTGATGGGGGTGGTGAGCACCTTCCTGGTGAGTTGGCTGGGTAAAGAGTCGATGGCTGGCGTGGGGCTGGCGGACAGCTTCAATATGGTCATTATGGCCTTTTTCGCCGCAGTGGATTTGGGCACCACGGTTGTGGTGGCCTTCAGCCTGGGTACTCGGGATCCTAAACGGGCACGTGCGGCAGCACGGCAGTCGCTGATATTAATGACCGTCGTCGCCTTGCTGCTGGCAGCAGGGATCCATTTGGCGGGTGAACAGATCATTGATGTGATTGCCGGTGAAGCCACGCCCGAAGTCAAAGCGCTGGCCCTCTCTTATCTGCAAACCACCGTGTGGAGCTATCCGGCAGCGGCGATTGCGTTAATCGGCAGTGGAGCTCTGCGTGGTGCTGGCAATACCAAGATCCCACTGTTGATTAATGGCGGTATGAATATCCTTAATATTCTGATCAGCAGCACATTGATCTATGGCCTGTTGGGTTGGCAAGGACTGGGTTTTGTGGGGGCCGGGCTGGGACTGACCATTTCCCGTTATATTGGCGCGATCGGCATTATTTATGTGCTGGCTATCGGGATTAACCCAGCGCTTCGCATTTCGCTAAAGAGTTATCTCACCCCCTTAAACAGCAGTATCTTGCGCGAGGTCTTGGGGATTGGTATTCCGGCCAGTATCGAATCGGTGCTGTTTAACGGCGGTAAATTGCTGACGCAGATGTTTGTGGCTGGCATGGGGACTAACGTCATTGCCGGTAACTTTATCGCGTTCTCCATTGCCGCTCTGATTAACCTGCCGGGCAACGCTCTGGGTTCAGCATCGACCATTATTGTCGGTAAACGTTTGGGCAAGGGGCAGATTGCTCAGGCAGAACGACAACTACGCCACGTGTTCTGGCTGGCTACCATCGGTTTGACGGTGCTGGCCTGGGGAACCGCTCCCTTTGCCGGGTTGTTTGCCTCGTTTTATACCCAGGAGGAGGATGTTAAAGAGGTGGTCAAAATCCTGATTTGGCTTAACGCTGCCTTTATGCCGATCTGGGCCGCCTCGTGGGTGCTGCCCGCTGGGTTGAAAGGGGCGCGTGATGCCCGGTTTGCCATGTGGGTTTCGATGTTGGGCATGTGGGGTTGCCGGGTGATCGCCGGTTATACCTTGGGTGTGGTGCTCGGCATGGGGGTCGTCGGGGTTTGGTTGGGCATGTTCTTCGACTGGGCGGTACGTGGCGCCTTGTTCTACTGGCGTATGGTGAGTGGCCGTTGGCTGTGGAAGTACCCGCGGCGTGGGGGTAAGGAACCGCTCATTCCGGCAGAAGAATCACAATCCGGCTAA
- a CDS encoding DUF4886 domain-containing protein, with the protein MKKCMLLLAGCLALITNAYADAIIAASPQDKLSGENKTVVIYGNSYSHYNNNVNTRLRDLTRSLLPNEAKGYAFRAITISSGRLGWHIPNLTMQNSLQKWDVVILQGNSTEPFSAKAESRDYFVESATKMADVAHKAGSKVVYFMTWANKDKPEQTAKLEKAYLDIASKTGGYMAPVGLAFSNAIKAHPEIDLYHSDGSHPSLAGTYLAACVLFATLYDHSPVGGALPVDSTMTEQTAKALQQVAWDTVTAFRAK; encoded by the coding sequence ATGAAAAAGTGTATGCTACTGCTGGCGGGTTGTCTGGCATTGATAACGAACGCTTATGCCGACGCCATTATTGCCGCCTCCCCACAAGATAAGCTAAGCGGAGAAAATAAAACCGTCGTCATTTACGGTAATTCATACTCGCACTACAACAATAACGTCAATACCCGCCTGCGCGATCTCACCCGTTCGCTGTTGCCCAATGAGGCGAAAGGCTATGCGTTCCGCGCTATCACCATCTCAAGCGGGCGTCTGGGCTGGCATATCCCTAACCTGACAATGCAGAATTCGCTGCAAAAATGGGATGTCGTGATCCTGCAGGGCAACTCCACAGAGCCATTCTCCGCCAAAGCAGAGTCACGGGATTATTTCGTTGAGTCTGCCACCAAAATGGCCGATGTTGCTCACAAAGCCGGTTCCAAGGTGGTGTACTTCATGACCTGGGCTAACAAGGATAAACCAGAACAGACGGCAAAACTCGAAAAAGCCTATCTTGATATCGCCAGCAAAACCGGCGGATATATGGCTCCCGTTGGTCTGGCATTCAGCAACGCAATAAAGGCGCATCCAGAAATTGATCTGTACCACAGCGATGGCAGCCATCCTTCGTTAGCAGGAACCTATCTGGCCGCCTGCGTGCTGTTCGCCACGCTTTATGACCATTCCCCCGTGGGTGGCGCACTCCCAGTCGATAGCACCATGACAGAACAGACAGCTAAAGCGCTGCAGCAGGTTGCGTGGGATACCGTTACGGCATTTCGCGCCAAATAA
- a CDS encoding adenylosuccinate lyase family protein, with protein MHSSPSSVFDSELYSSLFTQSEMKAIWSDENLIRCWLTFEATVAKVQAQLAIIPDQAATEINATCEALSIDWPRLATETCTVGMAIKPLIDQIADAGTPLVKKYLHWGCTTQDLLDSALAMRMKQSLQLLRSQLVQLAEKVKDMALEHKQTVMVARTNSVDASATTWGLQASSYLAEITRHIQRLDRLYPAATTGLFGGAVGNLASVGHQGMDIRQKLMDGLGLSCPVGMMNASQDHIVEAVQFFALVHGTLCRMANDVETQGRTSIAELREGEGGGGSSTMPHKTNPRASNMMQTLSRLGWTYAAGATHLLDQCDVRSASMRVLNWTLVPESALVLSASLERAIRLISCLVVDKEKMRSNFAASKNFIMSESVSMKLAEKIGRDAAYNLTKKLLKGADGSQDLLQCVMGSEQIREVLTDEEIGAACDPLSYIGCNDQLIDETIAAFDAYIGAAALQH; from the coding sequence ATGCATAGCAGTCCAAGTTCGGTTTTTGATTCAGAACTGTATTCATCGCTATTCACTCAGTCGGAAATGAAAGCGATTTGGTCGGATGAAAACCTTATCCGCTGTTGGTTGACGTTTGAAGCGACAGTTGCGAAGGTGCAGGCGCAATTAGCCATTATTCCCGACCAGGCCGCAACGGAAATCAACGCGACCTGTGAGGCTCTAAGTATCGACTGGCCGCGCCTGGCCACGGAAACATGCACCGTAGGCATGGCAATAAAACCCCTTATTGATCAAATTGCCGATGCGGGTACCCCGTTGGTGAAGAAGTATTTACACTGGGGCTGTACTACCCAGGATTTGCTGGATTCCGCGCTGGCGATGCGCATGAAGCAATCTCTGCAATTACTGCGTAGCCAATTGGTCCAACTGGCTGAAAAGGTCAAGGACATGGCGCTTGAGCATAAGCAGACGGTGATGGTGGCCAGAACCAATTCTGTGGATGCTTCTGCCACAACCTGGGGGCTGCAGGCCAGTAGCTATCTGGCAGAGATTACCCGCCATATCCAGCGTCTGGATCGCCTTTATCCTGCGGCAACCACCGGGCTGTTCGGTGGTGCGGTGGGTAATCTTGCCTCTGTGGGTCATCAAGGCATGGACATACGACAAAAGCTGATGGATGGGCTGGGCCTGTCATGCCCAGTCGGGATGATGAATGCCAGCCAGGATCATATCGTTGAGGCGGTGCAGTTTTTTGCTCTGGTACACGGCACGCTCTGCCGTATGGCCAACGATGTCGAAACCCAGGGGCGCACCTCGATTGCCGAACTGCGCGAAGGCGAGGGTGGTGGCGGTTCCAGCACCATGCCGCACAAAACCAATCCGCGCGCCAGTAACATGATGCAAACCCTGTCGCGCCTTGGCTGGACCTATGCCGCGGGGGCAACTCACCTGCTCGACCAGTGCGACGTTCGTTCCGCCTCTATGCGCGTGCTCAACTGGACGCTGGTGCCAGAATCGGCACTGGTACTCTCGGCAAGTCTTGAACGTGCTATCCGGCTGATTTCCTGTCTGGTGGTGGACAAAGAGAAAATGCGCAGCAATTTTGCCGCCTCGAAGAACTTTATCATGTCGGAATCCGTTTCCATGAAGCTGGCGGAAAAGATTGGCCGTGACGCCGCCTATAATCTGACGAAAAAGCTGTTGAAAGGAGCCGATGGTTCCCAGGATCTGTTGCAATGTGTCATGGGGAGCGAGCAGATCCGCGAAGTGCTCACGGACGAGGAGATCGGTGCCGCCTGCGATCCGTTGTCTTACATTGGCTGCAATGATCAATTGATTGACGAAACCATTGCCGCTTTTGACGCCTATATCGGTGCCGCGGCATTGCAGCACTGA
- the dcuC gene encoding C4-dicarboxylate transporter DcuC, which produces MITFIIAIVVTVIAAWLIIKNYQPQTVLLLAGLILLTITAVFYPEKSILYGKAASTGSTWLDIFAFAKGSLSTQVAGIGLIIMAAGGFASYMDHIKASNAMVNVCIRPLQLIKAPYVILALGYICAQLLHVAISSAAGLAMLLLVTFFPVLVRLGVSKAAAAAMIGLCAFMDLGPAVGTANLAAKHAGMEAAVYFAHYQLPIAIAVMLVVSVLVYFTAKHYDKKDGHVVVIQDVSQQGNAEEGESAPLLYAILPVFPVVLVLVFSPLVIDTIKVDVVTAMILGTLLAFVCELCVKRDFRACCKGVQVFFKGMGGMFTSIVSLLVCADIYAQGMQKIGAIDYLLETVQTAGFGFDSMTIVMTLLVGVTAVLTGSGVAAFFSFSGMAPSIASKFGESAVHMILPMQLMAGMGRSISPVAGIIIAVSKAGECSPFMIVRRTLIPAIGGILTMMAANFLLR; this is translated from the coding sequence ATGATTACATTTATCATTGCGATAGTGGTTACTGTTATAGCCGCATGGTTAATCATTAAAAACTATCAGCCCCAGACCGTTTTACTCTTGGCAGGGTTGATATTGCTGACGATAACCGCTGTTTTCTATCCTGAAAAAAGCATTCTGTATGGGAAGGCGGCGTCGACGGGTTCAACCTGGTTAGATATTTTTGCTTTTGCCAAAGGATCACTGAGCACACAAGTTGCCGGAATTGGTCTGATCATCATGGCGGCTGGTGGCTTTGCCAGCTATATGGATCACATCAAAGCGTCAAACGCGATGGTGAATGTCTGCATCCGCCCTTTACAGTTGATCAAAGCGCCTTATGTCATTCTGGCGCTGGGCTATATCTGTGCCCAACTGTTGCATGTTGCTATTTCTAGTGCTGCCGGGCTTGCCATGCTGTTACTGGTGACCTTCTTCCCTGTGCTAGTGCGCCTAGGGGTAAGTAAGGCGGCCGCTGCGGCCATGATAGGCTTGTGTGCATTTATGGACCTGGGCCCGGCGGTTGGTACTGCCAACCTGGCGGCTAAACATGCCGGTATGGAAGCTGCCGTCTACTTTGCCCACTACCAGTTGCCTATCGCGATTGCTGTCATGCTGGTGGTCTCCGTGCTGGTTTACTTCACCGCCAAACATTACGACAAGAAAGACGGTCATGTGGTCGTCATTCAGGATGTCAGCCAACAGGGTAATGCAGAAGAAGGCGAGTCAGCGCCGCTGCTGTACGCCATTCTTCCGGTGTTTCCGGTGGTATTGGTTCTGGTCTTCAGCCCGCTGGTGATTGACACCATTAAGGTCGACGTTGTCACTGCAATGATCCTCGGTACGCTGCTGGCCTTTGTTTGCGAGCTGTGTGTTAAACGTGATTTCCGTGCCTGCTGCAAGGGCGTGCAAGTGTTCTTTAAAGGCATGGGCGGCATGTTCACCAGTATCGTTTCTCTGCTGGTATGTGCGGATATCTATGCCCAGGGTATGCAGAAAATTGGCGCGATCGATTACCTGCTTGAGACGGTGCAAACCGCTGGCTTTGGTTTTGACAGCATGACCATCGTAATGACGCTGTTGGTCGGTGTAACGGCGGTATTGACTGGCTCCGGTGTTGCTGCCTTCTTCTCTTTCTCCGGTATGGCACCTTCCATCGCCAGCAAATTTGGTGAAAGCGCCGTTCACATGATCCTGCCGATGCAGTTGATGGCAGGGATGGGGCGCTCTATTTCACCGGTGGCTGGGATAATCATTGCGGTCAGTAAAGCGGGCGAATGTTCACCTTTCATGATTGTGCGCAGAACCCTGATCCCTGCTATTGGCGGCATTCTTACCATGATGGCTGCTAACTTCCTGTTGCGCTGA
- a CDS encoding NAD-dependent malic enzyme, with translation MFNETRDSLLYIPYSGSVLLESPLLNKGSGFSEEERETFNLNGLLPAAVESIEEQSQRARQQFLDFKSDIARHIYLRNIQDTNETLFYHLLGKHLAEMMPLIYTPVVGHACEHFSDIYRRARGLFISWPDRHMIDDILHNATKQNIKVIVVTDGERILGLGDQGIGGMGIPIGKLSLYTLCGGIEPSHTLPILLDVGTNNSQLLNDPLYMGWRHPRITGEEYFEFVDIFISAVKRRWPNVLLQFEDFAQQTAMPLLNRYQDEICCFNDDIQGTAAVTLGCLMAASLVSQRRLRDQTVVFLGAGSAGCGIAEHIVTQMVAEGLTEAEARGRIYMVDRFGLLTDDQINLAPFQRKLAQPRTRLAAWQGQGETFSFMDVVSHAKPTVLIGVTGQPGLFSEDVIREMYRHCPQPIVMPLSNPTSRVEARPEDILNWTDGNAIIASGSPFEPVNYKGKHYPIAQCNNVYIFPGIGLGVIASHASRVTENMLMAASRTLARCSPLVREGQGPLLPDVSEIQQVTREIALSVAIAAQSDGVAVEITEEALRNNIEANFWHPQYRRYKRTSF, from the coding sequence ATGTTTAATGAGACAAGAGACAGCTTGCTTTATATCCCCTATTCGGGCTCGGTATTACTGGAGTCCCCGTTACTGAACAAAGGCAGCGGATTCAGTGAGGAGGAGCGTGAAACCTTCAACCTGAATGGGTTGCTGCCTGCGGCGGTAGAATCAATAGAGGAGCAGTCGCAGCGGGCCAGGCAGCAATTTCTTGATTTTAAATCCGATATTGCTCGCCATATTTATCTTCGCAATATTCAGGATACTAACGAGACGCTGTTTTACCATCTGCTTGGCAAGCATCTCGCAGAAATGATGCCGCTTATTTATACCCCGGTGGTCGGCCATGCCTGTGAGCATTTTTCCGATATTTATCGCCGCGCCAGGGGGTTGTTTATCTCGTGGCCGGATCGGCACATGATCGACGATATTTTGCATAATGCCACCAAACAGAATATCAAGGTCATCGTGGTAACCGATGGTGAGCGTATTCTTGGCCTGGGCGATCAGGGCATCGGCGGCATGGGCATTCCGATCGGTAAACTTTCGCTGTACACCTTATGCGGCGGTATCGAGCCTTCGCATACCTTGCCCATTCTGCTTGATGTGGGAACCAATAATTCCCAGTTGCTTAACGACCCGTTGTATATGGGCTGGCGCCATCCGCGCATTACCGGTGAAGAATACTTCGAGTTCGTGGATATCTTCATCAGCGCGGTGAAACGCCGCTGGCCTAACGTGTTGCTGCAGTTTGAAGACTTTGCCCAGCAAACCGCGATGCCGTTGCTGAACCGCTATCAGGATGAAATCTGCTGCTTTAACGATGATATTCAGGGAACGGCGGCCGTCACGCTGGGATGCCTGATGGCGGCGAGCCTGGTGTCCCAGCGTCGTCTGCGCGATCAGACCGTGGTCTTCCTTGGCGCGGGATCGGCAGGTTGCGGTATCGCTGAACATATTGTCACGCAGATGGTTGCGGAAGGCCTCACCGAAGCCGAGGCGCGTGGCAGGATCTATATGGTCGACCGCTTTGGTTTGCTGACCGACGACCAGATAAATCTGGCGCCTTTCCAGCGTAAGCTGGCTCAGCCGCGTACTCGTCTGGCGGCATGGCAGGGGCAGGGCGAGACGTTCTCGTTTATGGATGTGGTGAGTCACGCGAAACCAACGGTCCTGATTGGCGTGACCGGACAGCCTGGCCTGTTCAGTGAAGACGTCATCCGGGAAATGTATCGCCATTGCCCGCAGCCCATTGTCATGCCGCTCTCTAACCCCACCTCACGGGTTGAAGCCAGGCCGGAAGACATTCTGAACTGGACCGACGGTAACGCCATTATTGCCAGCGGTAGCCCGTTTGAGCCGGTGAACTATAAAGGTAAACATTACCCTATTGCCCAGTGCAATAACGTGTATATCTTCCCTGGCATCGGTCTGGGCGTGATTGCCAGCCATGCTTCCAGGGTAACGGAAAATATGCTGATGGCCGCCAGCCGAACGCTGGCTCGTTGTTCACCGCTGGTACGAGAAGGGCAGGGGCCATTACTGCCTGACGTGAGCGAAATCCAGCAGGTGACGCGGGAAATTGCGCTCAGCGTTGCCATTGCCGCCCAGTCTGATGGCGTGGCCGTTGAAATAACGGAAGAGGCGCTGCGTAACAATATCGAGGCCAACTTCTGGCATCCGCAATATCGTCGTTATAAACGAACCTCATTCTGA
- a CDS encoding FAD:protein FMN transferase has product MYTYRTRLLGTHISLTLTVPGHAIAQRAFELIRHLESLLTVNGDRSLLLEINAAAGRHAVQVPQDIFLMLEKAHVASLIPGSCFNLAIGPLVKCWRIGFQGQQVPAEETIQTALNLSRPQNVQLDKASHSVFLSQRGMQLDAGAIAKGFIADNVSALLAAEGIQHSIVNLGGNLVVSGMRHPATCTPWTLGVQVPFALSDEVLGEFEITDQSVVTSGIYERYFTHQGRLYHHLLDPATGYPLRSTLASVTVIAPSSMDADLFSTLLFGMGIEDGLTFLQRYPTIKAIFVTRDRHVVCSAAPETLGLKLLKPDYTLA; this is encoded by the coding sequence ATGTACACCTATCGTACCCGACTACTGGGAACACACATTTCCCTCACCCTGACCGTTCCGGGTCATGCTATTGCACAGCGGGCGTTCGAGCTTATACGCCATCTGGAAAGTCTGCTGACGGTAAATGGCGATCGCTCCTTGCTGTTGGAGATCAACGCAGCGGCAGGGAGACATGCCGTTCAGGTGCCGCAGGATATTTTCCTGATGTTAGAAAAAGCTCATGTGGCCAGCCTGATCCCTGGTAGCTGCTTTAACCTGGCTATTGGCCCCTTGGTGAAATGTTGGCGTATTGGTTTTCAGGGGCAGCAAGTCCCCGCAGAAGAGACAATTCAAACGGCGTTGAACTTGTCACGTCCTCAGAACGTCCAACTTGATAAAGCCTCCCATAGCGTCTTTCTATCTCAACGGGGTATGCAGCTGGATGCAGGCGCAATCGCCAAGGGGTTTATCGCCGACAACGTCAGCGCCTTGCTGGCCGCAGAAGGCATTCAGCACAGTATTGTTAACCTGGGGGGCAACCTTGTTGTTTCAGGGATGCGCCATCCTGCAACCTGCACCCCATGGACACTGGGTGTGCAGGTTCCGTTCGCCCTGTCTGATGAAGTGCTGGGCGAATTTGAGATAACGGATCAGTCCGTCGTGACTTCCGGCATTTATGAGCGTTATTTTACTCATCAAGGGAGGCTATATCATCATCTTCTCGACCCGGCGACCGGTTATCCGCTCCGTTCCACGCTAGCCAGTGTGACGGTTATTGCCCCTTCTTCGATGGATGCCGACCTGTTTAGCACGCTGCTTTTCGGCATGGGCATTGAAGACGGGCTGACTTTTCTGCAACGTTATCCCACCATCAAAGCCATTTTTGTCACACGTGACCGCCATGTGGTGTGTTCCGCCGCACCTGAAACGCTGGGCTTGAAATTACTGAAACCGGATTACACCCTCGCATAA
- a CDS encoding PhzF family phenazine biosynthesis protein: MLRRNDVIPRAYKQVDVFTTSPLQGNPLAVILEAEGLNEMQMLSLARWNNLSETTFVFKPTNPLADYQVRIFTPEKELPFAGHPTLGTAHALLEAGLETKQPGVVMQECGVGLVAVNILPEGALAFAAPAVTFRTLAVEEWERLIATFHPTVIETDTMPVIADMGIRWLMVRMPNAQSCLTMAPDQAMIKKLQIACHVDGVVIYGAYSPGGPADYELRAFLVEWDKLVEDPVTGSANACLARLLKANNFPDGGLTAQGYEVRQGTQLHREGRVSVRFIDDEPWIGGQSCTLINGWLHI, encoded by the coding sequence ATGCTCAGAAGAAATGATGTGATACCACGTGCCTACAAGCAGGTGGATGTATTTACCACCTCGCCATTGCAGGGGAATCCCTTGGCGGTGATCCTGGAAGCGGAGGGATTGAATGAAATGCAGATGCTTTCATTGGCCCGCTGGAACAACCTTTCAGAAACGACGTTTGTTTTCAAACCAACTAATCCGCTTGCAGATTATCAGGTGCGCATTTTTACCCCCGAAAAAGAGTTGCCCTTTGCCGGACATCCGACATTGGGTACAGCCCATGCATTATTGGAGGCTGGGTTGGAGACCAAACAGCCGGGGGTTGTTATGCAAGAATGCGGGGTTGGCCTGGTTGCGGTCAATATCTTACCCGAAGGAGCACTGGCGTTTGCCGCACCTGCGGTAACGTTTCGGACGCTGGCTGTTGAGGAATGGGAGCGGTTAATAGCCACTTTTCACCCTACGGTTATTGAAACCGATACGATGCCAGTGATTGCCGACATGGGTATTCGCTGGCTTATGGTACGTATGCCAAACGCTCAATCTTGTCTGACGATGGCGCCGGATCAAGCCATGATTAAAAAGCTGCAAATTGCCTGCCATGTTGATGGCGTAGTGATTTATGGAGCCTATTCACCCGGTGGTCCAGCAGATTACGAATTGCGAGCGTTTCTGGTTGAATGGGATAAGTTGGTTGAGGATCCCGTGACTGGCAGTGCCAATGCGTGCTTGGCCCGTTTGTTGAAAGCCAATAACTTCCCTGACGGTGGCTTGACGGCACAGGGGTATGAGGTTCGACAAGGTACCCAACTACATCGAGAAGGCCGGGTTAGCGTTCGTTTTATTGACGATGAGCCATGGATTGGTGGGCAGAGTTGCACGCTGATTAACGGCTGGTTGCACATTTAG
- a CDS encoding tail fiber assembly protein, with the protein MQLLAWKYYRMLINREDAEAAPDID; encoded by the coding sequence ATGCAGCTACTGGCTTGGAAGTATTACCGGATGCTGATTAACCGGGAAGATGCTGAAGCCGCGCCGGATATTGATTGA
- a CDS encoding DUF4225 domain-containing protein, whose product MNRLMQEMYDELEGIERNPYINREDRERGRQKVIGVIISYKHNELMQVMNSVASKYMKWSLAKDKFISEVISYSNDITSKINTGEMTQDQAMRSLDQEIENLRKQDEAMTRKNVQQVILVKASIDNKRKNINDRVEGNIKLTIAGIGFVTSGLQVVVGAGMVGSVVGTVSGALLIAHGVNGVVENGYYLLYRKDYTGPVKFVYEGIGEQLGLSKRDSDVVYTVVDIALSVNGMLGYKLAEDAARLYRYVNADLLWGLKEMGINSMSSMDIIVEVLGDINTIYSQKRSY is encoded by the coding sequence ATGAATAGATTGATGCAGGAAATGTATGATGAGTTGGAAGGCATTGAGCGCAATCCATATATCAATCGGGAGGACAGGGAGCGGGGGCGACAAAAAGTCATTGGTGTTATTATCAGTTATAAACACAATGAACTTATGCAGGTAATGAACAGCGTTGCCAGTAAGTATATGAAGTGGAGCTTGGCAAAGGATAAATTTATTAGTGAGGTTATCAGTTATTCCAATGATATTACATCTAAGATTAATACGGGTGAAATGACGCAAGATCAAGCGATGAGATCGTTAGATCAGGAAATTGAAAATCTAAGAAAGCAAGATGAAGCTATGACAAGGAAAAATGTACAACAGGTAATCCTTGTTAAAGCGAGCATAGATAACAAGAGGAAAAATATCAACGATAGGGTAGAGGGAAACATAAAACTAACTATTGCTGGCATAGGTTTTGTTACGTCGGGTTTGCAGGTGGTTGTTGGTGCGGGAATGGTAGGGAGTGTTGTTGGAACTGTGTCTGGGGCTCTTTTGATTGCACATGGCGTCAATGGGGTTGTTGAAAATGGTTATTATCTTCTATATAGAAAAGATTATACTGGGCCCGTAAAATTTGTTTATGAAGGTATTGGGGAACAACTTGGATTAAGCAAGCGAGATTCTGATGTTGTGTATACGGTTGTCGATATTGCTTTATCCGTGAATGGGATGCTTGGTTATAAATTGGCAGAGGATGCAGCGCGTCTCTATCGCTATGTAAATGCGGATCTATTGTGGGGGCTCAAAGAGATGGGTATTAATAGTATGAGTTCTATGGATATTATTGTAGAGGTGCTTGGTGATATAAATACTATATATAGTCAAAAGAGAAGTTACTAA